A DNA window from Mastomys coucha isolate ucsf_1 unplaced genomic scaffold, UCSF_Mcou_1 pScaffold21, whole genome shotgun sequence contains the following coding sequences:
- the LOC116101956 gene encoding zinc finger protein 566 isoform X6 — MLENYSNLLSMVLESRCEAQKLFLKKELSEIETAQWEIMRKLTRQDLQCSSLISAREWTGHCERQRGPQERQFSELIINREDVPPLSQYPSFRLQQIIKNKEKYCASKENREHSKHGSQYATHQIIRATEKPYECKDCGKTFRHPSGLTHHHRIHTGKKPFECKECGKTFICGSDLTRHHRIHTGEKPYECKDCGKAFSSGSNFTRHQRIHTGEKPYECKECGKAFSSGSNFTQHQRIHTGEKPYECKECGNAFSQSSQLIKHQRIHTGEKPYECKECEKAFRSGSDLTRHQRIHTGEKPYECKICGKAYSQSSQLISHHRIHSGKKACEDEDCGKSFTYGAQPIQHQSLYW; from the coding sequence TCCTGGAGTCAAGATGTGAAGCCCAGAAGTTATTCCTGAAAAAGGAGCTGTCTGAGATAGAGACAGCACAGTGGGAGATAATGAGGAAGCTCACAAGACAGGACCTTCAGTGCTCCAGCCTTATCAGTGCCCGGGAATGGACTGGTCACTGTGAGAGACAGCGTGGACCTcaggagagacagttcagtgaaCTGATCATCAACCGTGAAGACGTGCCCCCTCTTAGTCAGTATCCATCCTTTAGGCTGCAGCAGATTATtaagaataaagagaaatattGTGCAAGTAAAGAAAACAGGGAACACAGTAAGCACGGGTCCCAGTATGCTACCCATCAGATCATTCGTGCCACTGAGAAGCCGTACGAGTGTAAGGACTGTGGCAAAACTTTTAGACACCCTTCAGGGCTCACCCACCATCACAGAATTCACACTGGGAAGAAACCCTTTGAGTGTAAGGAATGTGGGAAAACGTTCATTTGCGGCTCAGACCTGACTCGACATCACAGAATTCACACAGGTGAGAAACCCTACGAGTGTAAGGATTGCGGAAAAGCCTTCAGTAGTGGCTCAAATTTTACTCGCCATCAGAGAATTCACACTGGcgagaagccttatgaatgtaaagAATGCGGGAAGGCTTTTAGTAGCGGTTCAAATTTCACTCAACACCAGAGAATTCATACCGGAGAGAAACCCTACGAATGTAAAGAGTGCGGCAATGCCTTTAGTCAGAGTTCCCAACTTATTAAACATCAAAGAATCCACACCGGTGAGAAGCCCTATGAGTGTAAGGAGTGTGAGAAGGCTTTCCGGTCGGGTTCTGACCTCACTAGACACCAGAGaatccacactggagagaaaccatatgaaTGTAAGATTTGTGGGAAAGCCTACTCCCAGAGTTCACAGCTCATTAGTCATCACAGAATTCACAGTGGTAAGAAAGCCTGCGAAGACGAGGACTGTGGGAAGAGCTTCACCTATGGCGCACAGCCTATTCAGCATCAGAGCCTGTATTGGTGA